In Halosegnis marinus, one genomic interval encodes:
- a CDS encoding CTP-dependent riboflavin kinase, which yields MQGQVASVGPDELATLKQLALLGGLDGAVTVTCATLAERLDASNQTASRRLQRLEEAGTVERELLGDGQRVRVTEAGERALRGEYEQYRRVFERDSGVALHGTVTSGMGEGRHYISLPGYMEQFAERLGYEPFAGTLNVELDEGSVEARARMDALDPVRIDGWEDDDRTYGPAFCWPASVVLDGDEYAEAHVIAPERTHHDADQLEVIAPEKLRERLGLEDGEEVTVRVTEQ from the coding sequence ATGCAAGGACAGGTCGCGTCGGTCGGTCCCGACGAACTCGCCACCCTGAAACAGCTCGCGCTGCTGGGCGGGCTGGACGGGGCCGTCACCGTGACGTGCGCGACGCTCGCCGAGCGGCTCGACGCGTCGAACCAGACCGCCTCCCGACGGCTCCAGCGGCTGGAGGAGGCAGGTACCGTCGAGCGGGAGCTGCTCGGCGACGGCCAGCGCGTCCGCGTCACCGAGGCCGGCGAGCGCGCCCTCCGCGGCGAGTACGAGCAGTACCGGCGCGTCTTCGAGCGCGACTCCGGCGTCGCCCTCCACGGCACCGTCACGAGCGGGATGGGCGAGGGACGCCACTACATCTCGCTGCCGGGCTACATGGAGCAGTTCGCGGAGCGGCTGGGCTACGAGCCCTTCGCCGGCACGCTCAACGTCGAACTCGACGAGGGGAGCGTGGAGGCGCGCGCGCGGATGGACGCGCTCGACCCCGTTCGCATCGACGGCTGGGAGGACGACGACCGCACCTACGGGCCGGCGTTCTGCTGGCCCGCGAGCGTGGTCCTCGACGGCGACGAGTACGCCGAGGCGCACGTCATCGCCCCCGAGCGCACCCACCACGACGCCGACCAGCTGGAGGTCATCGCGCCGGAGAAGCTCCGCGAGCGGCTCGGACTGGAGGACGGCGAGGAGGTGACCGTCCGTGTCACGGAGCAGTAA
- a CDS encoding zinc-dependent alcohol dehydrogenase family protein, translating to MRAVVFDGPGEPMEVRDVPRPDCDPDGVVVETEACGVCRSDWHAWQGDWSWVGVESKPGLIFGHEPVGIVQEVGENVTSVEVGDRVTNPFNLADGSCPMCQQGKQNVCERSVPMGFVDFSKGAFAEEYAVSAADTNVVTLPDDADPVAVAGLGCRFATAFHGMTHRVDLGPGDWVAVHGCGGVGLSAIHVADALGANVVAVDLKQAALDKARELGAAHTVKVDEVDDVPRAVKGFTPRNRGADVSVDALGIAQTCRNSVRSLATRGQHLQIGLTTSEEEGEVSLPVDEIVFDEREFLGSYGMPAHEYDEIFRMTDAGKLDPGAIVSETVSLEEVPDTIASMGEYDTVGIPVCNEF from the coding sequence ATGCGCGCAGTAGTCTTCGACGGCCCCGGCGAACCGATGGAAGTACGCGACGTCCCCCGCCCCGACTGCGACCCCGACGGGGTCGTCGTCGAGACGGAAGCCTGCGGCGTCTGCCGCTCCGACTGGCACGCGTGGCAGGGTGACTGGTCGTGGGTCGGCGTCGAGTCGAAGCCCGGGCTCATCTTCGGGCACGAGCCGGTCGGCATCGTCCAGGAGGTCGGCGAGAACGTCACCTCCGTCGAGGTGGGCGACCGGGTCACGAACCCGTTCAACCTCGCCGACGGCTCCTGCCCGATGTGCCAGCAGGGCAAACAGAACGTCTGTGAGCGCTCCGTGCCGATGGGCTTCGTCGACTTCTCGAAGGGCGCGTTCGCCGAGGAGTACGCCGTCTCCGCCGCGGACACGAACGTCGTCACGCTCCCCGACGACGCCGACCCCGTGGCCGTCGCCGGCCTCGGCTGCCGGTTCGCCACCGCCTTCCACGGGATGACCCACCGCGTCGACCTCGGGCCGGGCGACTGGGTCGCCGTCCACGGCTGCGGCGGCGTCGGCCTCTCCGCCATCCACGTCGCGGACGCGCTCGGCGCGAACGTCGTCGCCGTCGACCTGAAGCAGGCCGCCCTCGACAAGGCCCGCGAACTCGGCGCGGCCCACACGGTGAAGGTGGACGAAGTCGACGACGTCCCCCGCGCCGTGAAGGGCTTCACCCCACGCAACCGCGGCGCGGACGTGAGCGTCGACGCGCTCGGCATCGCCCAGACCTGTCGCAACTCCGTCCGCAGCCTCGCCACCCGCGGCCAGCACCTCCAGATCGGCCTCACCACGAGCGAGGAGGAGGGCGAGGTGTCGCTGCCCGTGGACGAGATCGTCTTCGACGAGCGGGAGTTCCTCGGCTCCTACGGGATGCCCGCCCACGAGTACGACGAGATCTTCCGGATGACCGACGCCGGCAAGCTCGACCCCGGCGCCATCGTCTCCGAGACCGTCTCGCTCGAGGAAGTCCCCGACACCATCGCGTCGATGGGGGAGTACGACACCGTCGGGATTCCGGTCTGTAACGAGTTCTGA
- the rnz gene encoding ribonuclease Z translates to MTLCVTFLGTSGAVPTTARNTSAVFVQREGDRLLFDCGEGTQRQMMRFGTGFTVSHLFVSHTHGDHVLGIPGLLQSWDFNDREEPVAIHTPNGTRRVIENLVTATGARPSYPVRVNEVSPGDVALDAEEYEVRAFRTDHRATSVGYALVEDDRKGRFDRERAEELGVPVGPAFSKLHRGESVELDDGTVVEPEQVVGDARPGRTFVYTGDTRPTTETVEAAADADLLVHDATFTEDRRERAGMTGHSTAIQAAEIANRANAKRLAFTHVSSRYAGHEYDVENEGREVFEGERAFLPDDGDEIDVPYPDA, encoded by the coding sequence ATGACGCTGTGCGTGACCTTCCTCGGGACGAGCGGTGCCGTGCCCACGACGGCGCGCAACACGAGCGCCGTGTTCGTCCAGCGGGAGGGTGACCGCCTGCTGTTCGACTGCGGCGAGGGAACCCAACGCCAGATGATGCGGTTCGGCACCGGCTTCACCGTCTCGCACCTGTTCGTCTCGCACACCCACGGCGACCACGTGCTCGGGATTCCGGGGCTGCTCCAGTCGTGGGACTTCAACGACCGCGAGGAGCCCGTCGCCATCCACACCCCGAACGGGACCCGCCGCGTGATAGAGAACCTCGTCACCGCGACGGGCGCGCGCCCCTCCTACCCCGTCCGCGTCAACGAGGTGTCGCCCGGCGACGTGGCGCTCGACGCCGAGGAGTACGAGGTGCGCGCGTTCCGCACGGACCACCGCGCCACCTCCGTCGGCTACGCGCTCGTCGAGGACGACCGGAAGGGCCGGTTCGACCGCGAGCGCGCCGAGGAGCTCGGCGTCCCCGTCGGCCCGGCGTTCTCGAAGCTCCACCGCGGCGAGTCGGTCGAACTCGACGACGGCACCGTCGTCGAACCGGAGCAGGTCGTCGGCGACGCGCGCCCGGGCCGGACGTTCGTCTACACGGGCGACACCCGCCCGACGACGGAGACGGTCGAGGCCGCCGCGGACGCGGACCTGCTCGTCCACGACGCGACGTTCACCGAGGACCGCCGCGAGCGTGCCGGCATGACCGGCCACTCGACGGCGATACAGGCCGCCGAGATAGCCAACCGCGCGAACGCGAAACGCCTCGCCTTCACCCACGTCTCCTCGCGGTACGCCGGCCACGAGTACGACGTGGAGAACGAGGGCCGCGAGGTGTTCGAGGGCGAGCGCGCCTTCCTCCCCGACGACGGCGACGAGATAGACGTGCCCTACCCGGACGCCTGA
- the eif1A gene encoding translation initiation factor eIF-1A, which translates to MSDETGGDGDLRMPNDDEVFAVVTEMLGANRVEVRCMDGVERTARIPGRMQKRVWIRDDDVVLVEPWDWQDEKGDITWRYEKSAADRLREEGHITETAP; encoded by the coding sequence ATGAGCGACGAGACGGGAGGCGACGGGGACCTCCGGATGCCGAACGACGACGAGGTGTTCGCCGTCGTCACGGAGATGCTCGGCGCGAACCGCGTGGAGGTGCGGTGTATGGACGGGGTCGAGCGGACGGCGCGCATCCCCGGGCGGATGCAAAAGCGGGTGTGGATACGCGACGACGACGTGGTGCTCGTCGAGCCGTGGGACTGGCAGGACGAGAAGGGCGACATCACGTGGCGCTACGAGAAGAGCGCGGCCGACCGCCTCCGCGAGGAGGGCCACATCACGGAGACCGCCCCGTGA
- the twy1 gene encoding 4-demethylwyosine synthase TYW1 has translation MSDSGPKQVDDPDYHHVNHTAAQTCGWTANALRGEGRCYKNTFYGIQSHRCIQMTPVVKCNERCVFCWRDHAGHAYELDDVAWDDPEAVVDASIELQRKLLSGFGGNDEVPRRVFDEAMEPRHVAISLDGEPTLYPYLPELIEAFHDRDITTFLVSNGTRPEVLADCDPTQLYVSVDAADRHTFDRTVGAVEDDAWERLLDTLDVLAAKDDTRTVIRTTLVDGVNMHTPEWYAVLCERADVDFVEMKAYMYVGHSRGRLDHENMPSHDEVRAFTEAVGEFLPDHDAYREVPESRVALLARDEDTWVPKLKGGSEFWR, from the coding sequence ATGAGCGACTCCGGGCCGAAACAGGTGGACGACCCGGACTACCACCACGTGAACCACACGGCCGCCCAGACGTGCGGCTGGACCGCCAACGCCCTGCGGGGCGAGGGGCGCTGTTACAAGAACACCTTCTACGGCATCCAGTCGCACCGCTGTATCCAGATGACGCCCGTCGTGAAATGCAACGAGCGGTGCGTCTTCTGCTGGCGCGACCACGCGGGCCACGCCTACGAACTCGACGACGTGGCGTGGGACGACCCCGAGGCCGTCGTGGACGCCTCCATCGAACTCCAGCGGAAACTGCTCTCGGGGTTCGGCGGCAACGACGAGGTGCCCCGCCGGGTGTTCGACGAGGCGATGGAGCCGCGCCACGTCGCCATCTCGCTCGACGGCGAGCCGACGCTGTACCCCTATCTCCCCGAACTCATCGAGGCGTTCCACGACCGCGACATCACCACCTTCCTCGTCTCGAACGGGACGCGCCCCGAGGTGCTCGCCGACTGCGACCCGACACAGCTGTACGTCTCCGTGGACGCCGCGGACCGGCACACCTTCGACCGGACGGTCGGAGCCGTCGAGGACGACGCGTGGGAGCGCCTGCTCGACACGCTGGACGTGCTCGCCGCCAAGGACGACACGCGAACGGTCATCCGCACCACGCTCGTGGACGGCGTGAACATGCACACCCCGGAGTGGTACGCCGTGCTGTGCGAGCGCGCCGACGTGGACTTCGTGGAGATGAAGGCGTACATGTACGTCGGCCACTCGCGCGGCCGCCTCGACCACGAGAACATGCCGAGCCACGACGAGGTGCGCGCCTTTACCGAGGCCGTCGGCGAGTTCCTCCCCGACCACGACGCCTACCGGGAAGTCCCCGAGTCCCGCGTCGCCCTGCTCGCGCGCGACGAGGACACGTGGGTGCCGAAACTGAAGGGCGGCAGCGAGTTCTGGCGCTGA
- a CDS encoding branched-chain amino acid transaminase yields MTAFEEMAEDGVIWQNGEFVDWDDATTHVLTHGLHYGTGIFEGVRAYDTEQGTAIFRWEEHLERFYQSGKPYDLDIEYSPEELTEATLETVRRNDLDSAYVRPIAYFGYHSLGVSPGDCPTDVVVAAWPWGAYLGEDALENGIDVMVSSWRKHASSQIPTNAKTTGLYVNSLLAGEEARRNGYAEAIVLNKEGNVAEGPGENIFMVRDGEIYTPGLSESILDGITRDTLITLAEQRGYEVHDDVSISRGELNTADELFFTGSAAEVTPIKRVDNVTIGEGTRGPVTEELQQAFFDLVERRTDDHDEWFTYV; encoded by the coding sequence ATGACCGCGTTCGAGGAGATGGCCGAAGACGGCGTCATCTGGCAGAACGGCGAGTTCGTCGACTGGGACGACGCGACGACCCACGTGCTCACCCACGGGCTCCACTACGGGACGGGCATCTTCGAGGGCGTCCGCGCGTACGACACCGAGCAGGGGACCGCGATCTTCCGCTGGGAGGAACACCTCGAACGGTTCTACCAGAGCGGGAAACCGTACGACCTCGACATCGAGTACTCGCCGGAGGAACTGACGGAGGCGACGCTCGAAACCGTCCGGCGGAACGACCTCGACTCCGCCTACGTCCGGCCCATCGCCTACTTCGGCTACCACAGCCTCGGCGTCTCGCCCGGCGACTGCCCGACCGACGTGGTCGTCGCGGCGTGGCCGTGGGGCGCGTACCTCGGCGAGGACGCGCTGGAGAACGGCATCGACGTGATGGTCTCCTCGTGGCGGAAGCACGCCTCCAGCCAGATACCGACGAACGCCAAGACCACGGGACTGTACGTCAACAGCCTGCTGGCGGGCGAGGAGGCGCGGCGCAACGGCTACGCCGAGGCCATCGTCCTCAACAAGGAGGGGAACGTCGCCGAGGGGCCGGGCGAGAACATCTTCATGGTCCGCGACGGGGAGATATACACCCCCGGCCTGTCGGAGTCGATCCTCGACGGCATCACCCGCGACACCCTCATCACGCTCGCCGAGCAGCGCGGCTACGAGGTCCACGACGACGTGAGCATCTCCCGTGGCGAACTCAACACGGCCGACGAGCTGTTCTTCACCGGGTCGGCCGCGGAGGTGACGCCCATCAAGCGCGTCGACAACGTCACCATCGGCGAGGGGACGCGCGGCCCCGTCACCGAGGAGCTCCAGCAGGCGTTCTTCGACCTCGTCGAGCGCCGGACGGACGACCACGACGAGTGGTTCACCTACGTCTGA
- the ribB gene encoding 3,4-dihydroxy-2-butanone-4-phosphate synthase: MSRSSNALDAVEAAVAAFARGEPVLIHDAADREGETDIVYPAHAVDADAVRRMREDAGGLVCVALSDRVADAWDLPFVQETIDHPAAADHELAYDERSSFSLTVNHRDTFTGITDDDRALTVSRLGEAARAPAGIDFASEFRAPGHVHLLRAAPDLLGDRQGHTELAVALAAAADLPPAAVVCEMLDGETGGARTPADARAYAEREGLVYVEGADLLARLA, encoded by the coding sequence GTGTCACGGAGCAGTAACGCGCTCGACGCGGTGGAGGCGGCCGTCGCGGCGTTCGCCCGCGGCGAACCCGTCCTGATTCACGACGCCGCCGACCGCGAGGGCGAGACGGACATCGTGTATCCCGCCCACGCCGTCGACGCCGACGCCGTCCGCCGGATGCGCGAGGACGCTGGAGGCCTCGTCTGCGTCGCGCTCTCGGACCGGGTCGCCGACGCGTGGGACCTCCCCTTCGTCCAGGAGACCATCGACCACCCCGCGGCCGCGGACCACGAACTCGCCTACGACGAGCGCTCGTCGTTCTCCCTGACGGTGAACCACCGCGACACCTTCACCGGCATCACCGACGACGACCGCGCGCTCACCGTCTCGCGGCTGGGCGAGGCGGCCCGCGCCCCCGCCGGAATCGACTTCGCGAGCGAGTTCCGCGCCCCCGGCCACGTCCACCTGCTGCGGGCCGCGCCGGACCTGCTCGGCGACCGGCAGGGCCACACCGAACTCGCCGTCGCGCTCGCGGCCGCCGCCGACCTCCCGCCCGCGGCCGTCGTCTGTGAGATGCTCGACGGGGAGACGGGCGGGGCGCGCACCCCGGCCGACGCCCGCGCGTACGCCGAGCGCGAGGGTCTCGTGTACGTCGAGGGCGCGGACCTGCTCGCCCGGTTGGCCTGA
- a CDS encoding DUF7470 family protein: MDTEEVREWLGERGEQGAVALLVGLLIVASSDKRAAAGVAVVVVGLGLVAAGLVDSALEKTGMKGAF, encoded by the coding sequence ATGGACACCGAGGAAGTACGCGAGTGGCTGGGCGAGCGGGGCGAACAGGGCGCGGTCGCGCTGCTCGTGGGACTGCTGATAGTCGCGTCGTCGGACAAGCGCGCGGCGGCGGGCGTGGCGGTGGTCGTGGTCGGCCTCGGCCTCGTCGCCGCGGGACTGGTCGATTCGGCGCTCGAGAAGACCGGGATGAAGGGCGCGTTCTAG
- a CDS encoding DUF4382 domain-containing protein produces the protein MKRNTVAAVAMAALLALSGCSTMLSPGGGTGTVNFYVSDQPGAIDDFDHLNVTLEEVTFVAADGNETTFDANGRVDLTELRGANASLVEEYDVEEGNYTKVFLGVAAVNGTLTDGSSADVKLPSEKLQLNSNFTVGNGEEVDFVYDINVVKRGNSGSYNLLPVASESGTDVEINEVGEAEESDGDDSDEEAATDTPATATEQGSLAFYVSDQENAIDDFESLNATISEVEFVGADGNRTTYEANRTVDLTELKGDNATLLSTYDLDAGNYTTVFIRVSEVNGTLTDGSSADVKLPSNKLRLNENFAVEANETVDFVYDITVVERGNSGAYNIRPVASESGTDVAIDRVDDDEDDGAETALNATFVGNVTAGENATVRVTANGSAVENATVTYNGTEYTTDADGEATFAVPENATEVEVTVTFEDAEAELETELENSTDDTADDANAAYTDTTAAVAV, from the coding sequence ATGAAACGGAACACGGTCGCGGCGGTCGCGATGGCGGCACTGCTCGCCCTCTCCGGCTGTTCGACGATGCTCTCCCCCGGCGGCGGCACTGGGACGGTCAACTTCTACGTGAGCGACCAGCCCGGCGCGATAGACGACTTCGACCACCTCAACGTCACCCTCGAGGAGGTGACGTTCGTCGCGGCGGACGGCAACGAGACCACGTTCGACGCGAACGGGAGGGTCGACCTCACCGAGCTCCGGGGCGCGAACGCCTCGCTCGTGGAGGAGTACGACGTCGAGGAGGGCAACTACACGAAGGTGTTCCTCGGCGTGGCGGCGGTGAACGGGACGCTCACGGACGGGTCGAGCGCGGACGTGAAGCTCCCCTCCGAGAAGCTCCAACTGAACAGCAACTTCACCGTCGGTAACGGCGAGGAGGTGGACTTCGTCTACGATATCAACGTCGTGAAGCGGGGGAACTCCGGCTCCTACAACCTCCTGCCCGTCGCGAGCGAGTCGGGCACGGACGTGGAAATAAACGAGGTCGGCGAGGCCGAGGAGTCGGACGGCGACGACTCGGACGAGGAGGCCGCGACCGACACGCCCGCGACGGCGACCGAACAGGGGTCGCTCGCCTTCTACGTGAGCGACCAGGAGAACGCCATCGACGACTTCGAGAGCCTGAACGCGACGATATCCGAGGTGGAGTTCGTCGGCGCGGACGGCAACCGGACGACCTACGAGGCGAACCGCACGGTCGACCTCACGGAGCTGAAGGGCGACAACGCGACCCTGCTCTCGACGTACGACCTCGACGCGGGCAACTACACGACGGTCTTCATCCGGGTCTCCGAGGTGAACGGGACGCTCACGGACGGGTCGAGCGCGGACGTGAAGCTCCCCTCGAACAAACTCCGGCTGAACGAGAACTTCGCCGTCGAGGCGAACGAGACGGTCGACTTCGTCTACGACATCACGGTCGTGGAGCGGGGCAACTCCGGCGCGTACAACATCCGCCCGGTCGCGAGCGAGTCCGGGACGGACGTGGCCATCGACCGCGTGGACGATGACGAGGACGACGGGGCCGAGACGGCCCTGAACGCGACGTTCGTCGGCAACGTCACCGCGGGCGAGAACGCCACGGTGCGCGTCACGGCGAACGGTAGCGCCGTCGAGAACGCGACGGTCACGTACAACGGCACCGAGTACACGACCGACGCCGACGGCGAGGCGACCTTCGCGGTTCCCGAGAACGCCACCGAGGTCGAGGTCACGGTGACGTTCGAGGACGCGGAGGCGGAACTCGAAACGGAACTGGAGAACTCGACCGACGACACGGCGGACGACGCCAACGCGGCCTACACGGACACGACCGCGGCGGTCGCGGTCTGA
- a CDS encoding DUF460 domain-containing protein, whose protein sequence is MSTRTTALDALVFGVDIQSGDVRGSAPSYAVVAFDGEHVDRDVVSRRKLRRLIDREEPDVVATDNAYELAEDKDALVGFLRDLPPGTKLVQVTGAERPEPLSRVAKRHGVPYGKQPMKEAEAAARLAAANVGQEVTAFSDTTRVKVSRGRSTGKGGWSQDRYTRRIHGNVRKRAREVEAQLQEAGLDFEQEATEKYGGYSQALFTVEARPEDIPVSANRSGDVRVEITRERTDGIEFSPLAKRRDHVIVGIDPGTTTAVALLDLDGTPLDVYSTRTDDTAAVIEWIIEHGRPLLVAADVEPMPETVEKFRRSFDAAGWHPDRDLPVDGKKHRTRDAAYDNDHERDALAAALYAFDAHADQFERIARKVPPNFDRGEVTAKVLSEEESVETVVDRMVVEEDDDEDGERHLARELTAEEKEIKRLRERVDRLESHVSDLKSTVAEKDAEIEEYEAELSAARREERREARERREVTRLRRENERLEGELDEERERTERVEAKLEQLKRLWKLDHSNFADVAGEESDLVPVKPIEQFTTAAVEAADESFGLAEGDVVYLRDASGAGRSTAELLADIEPRVVLKDGTLSEQAREVLHERDVPYGPAEGVTIQEIDELAVAKESAVEAVVADWAERAEERAQAETESMVDELISEHRAERRKEGRSG, encoded by the coding sequence GTGAGCACCCGGACGACCGCCCTCGACGCCCTCGTCTTCGGCGTCGATATCCAGAGCGGGGACGTGCGCGGGAGCGCCCCGTCCTACGCCGTGGTCGCGTTCGACGGCGAGCACGTCGACCGCGACGTGGTCTCCCGCCGGAAGCTCCGGCGACTCATCGACCGCGAGGAGCCGGACGTGGTGGCGACCGACAACGCCTACGAACTCGCCGAGGACAAGGACGCGCTCGTCGGCTTCCTGCGCGACCTCCCCCCCGGCACGAAGCTGGTGCAGGTGACCGGCGCGGAGCGGCCCGAACCGCTCTCGCGCGTCGCCAAGCGCCACGGCGTCCCGTACGGGAAGCAGCCGATGAAGGAGGCGGAGGCCGCCGCGCGGCTGGCCGCCGCCAACGTCGGCCAGGAGGTGACGGCCTTCTCCGACACGACCCGCGTGAAGGTGTCGCGCGGCCGCTCGACCGGAAAAGGAGGGTGGAGCCAGGACCGCTACACCAGACGCATCCACGGCAACGTCCGCAAGCGCGCCCGCGAGGTCGAGGCGCAACTGCAGGAGGCCGGCCTCGACTTCGAGCAGGAGGCGACGGAGAAGTACGGCGGCTACTCGCAGGCGCTGTTCACCGTCGAGGCCCGCCCCGAGGACATCCCGGTCTCCGCGAACCGGAGCGGCGACGTGCGCGTCGAGATAACACGCGAGCGCACCGACGGTATCGAGTTCTCGCCGCTCGCGAAGCGGCGCGACCACGTCATCGTGGGCATCGACCCCGGGACGACGACGGCCGTCGCCCTGCTCGACCTCGACGGCACCCCGCTCGACGTGTACTCGACGCGGACGGACGACACCGCCGCGGTCATCGAGTGGATAATCGAGCACGGCCGGCCGCTGCTCGTCGCCGCGGACGTCGAGCCGATGCCGGAGACCGTCGAGAAGTTCCGCCGCTCGTTCGACGCGGCCGGGTGGCACCCCGACCGTGACCTCCCCGTGGACGGGAAGAAACACCGCACCCGCGACGCGGCATACGACAACGACCACGAGCGGGACGCGCTCGCGGCGGCGCTGTACGCCTTCGACGCGCACGCCGACCAGTTCGAGCGCATCGCGCGGAAGGTGCCGCCGAACTTCGACCGCGGCGAGGTGACGGCAAAGGTGCTCTCCGAGGAGGAGTCCGTCGAGACGGTCGTCGACCGGATGGTCGTCGAGGAGGACGACGACGAGGACGGCGAGCGACACCTCGCGCGCGAACTCACCGCCGAGGAGAAGGAGATAAAGCGGCTCCGCGAGCGCGTCGACCGCCTCGAATCGCACGTCTCGGACCTCAAATCGACCGTCGCGGAGAAGGACGCCGAGATAGAGGAGTACGAGGCCGAACTCTCCGCGGCCCGGCGCGAGGAGCGCCGCGAGGCCCGCGAGCGCCGCGAGGTCACCCGCCTCCGCCGGGAGAACGAGCGGCTCGAAGGCGAACTCGACGAGGAGCGCGAGCGCACCGAGCGCGTCGAGGCGAAGCTCGAACAGCTGAAGCGGCTCTGGAAGCTCGACCACTCGAACTTCGCGGACGTGGCCGGCGAGGAGTCCGACCTCGTCCCCGTCAAGCCCATCGAGCAGTTCACCACCGCGGCCGTCGAGGCCGCCGACGAGTCGTTCGGGCTGGCCGAGGGCGACGTGGTGTACCTCCGGGACGCCTCCGGCGCGGGCCGCTCGACGGCCGAACTGCTCGCGGACATCGAGCCCCGCGTCGTCCTCAAGGACGGCACGCTCTCCGAACAGGCCCGCGAGGTGCTCCACGAGCGCGACGTGCCCTACGGCCCCGCCGAGGGCGTGACCATCCAGGAGATAGACGAACTCGCCGTCGCGAAGGAGTCGGCCGTTGAGGCCGTCGTCGCCGACTGGGCGGAGCGCGCCGAGGAGCGCGCACAGGCGGAGACGGAGTCGATGGTGGACGAACTCATCAGCGAGCACCGCGCCGAGCGGCGCAAGGAAGGCCGCAGTGGTTGA
- a CDS encoding WD40/YVTN/BNR-like repeat-containing protein: protein MSPPTSRRRLLAGLGTAVAGIATVGASGVFAEEWSTVSSPTSKTLHAVTRAAGNVYAVGGSGAVIRRASGSWSILDGDGPGDANKTLYGVAASDDGDRLWVAGSSGTVGSYDLVAGTATNRSNPLGVSPSFGDVAVAGPSGDERVYLAKGSGEVFVGTVSDEATSTATPTETATATATATETTTETTTATATETATATETPTATASPTDDGSTGMSWRASDTGSSYGIAAVDFVDAEYGHALSANGGVFRTEDGAETWTRVGIADSRTTTYDLSSGRDRVYVGAGDGRLWRLDCVCENWTPLQAGTKSVRGVSRDGDRVLGAGESGRVFERTGAGFDVADTPTGNTLLAASAGGVDIAVGNSGTIVER, encoded by the coding sequence ATGTCACCCCCCACGTCGAGACGGCGGCTACTGGCAGGGCTGGGTACGGCCGTCGCCGGCATCGCGACCGTCGGCGCCTCCGGGGTGTTCGCGGAGGAGTGGAGCACCGTTTCGTCGCCGACCTCGAAGACGCTGCACGCGGTGACCCGTGCGGCCGGGAACGTGTACGCCGTCGGCGGGAGCGGCGCCGTGATACGCCGGGCGAGCGGGTCGTGGTCCATCCTCGACGGCGACGGACCGGGCGACGCGAACAAGACGCTGTACGGGGTCGCGGCCAGCGACGACGGCGACCGACTGTGGGTCGCCGGCTCCTCGGGAACGGTCGGGAGCTACGACCTCGTCGCGGGAACCGCGACGAACCGCTCGAACCCGCTCGGCGTCTCGCCGTCGTTCGGGGACGTCGCGGTCGCCGGGCCGTCGGGCGACGAGCGGGTCTACCTCGCGAAGGGGTCGGGCGAGGTGTTCGTCGGGACGGTATCCGACGAGGCGACGAGCACGGCGACGCCGACGGAGACGGCCACCGCGACGGCGACGGCCACCGAGACCACAACCGAGACGACGACAGCCACCGCCACCGAAACCGCAACCGCAACCGAGACGCCAACCGCCACCGCGTCTCCGACCGACGACGGCTCGACGGGGATGTCGTGGCGCGCGAGCGACACGGGAAGCTCGTATGGCATCGCCGCGGTGGACTTCGTCGACGCCGAGTACGGGCACGCGCTCTCGGCGAACGGCGGGGTGTTCCGCACCGAGGACGGCGCGGAGACGTGGACCCGCGTCGGCATCGCGGACTCGCGGACGACCACCTACGACCTGTCGAGCGGCCGCGACCGCGTGTACGTCGGTGCGGGCGACGGACGCCTGTGGCGACTGGACTGCGTCTGTGAGAACTGGACGCCGCTGCAGGCCGGGACCAAGTCCGTCCGGGGCGTCTCGCGCGACGGCGACCGCGTGCTCGGCGCCGGCGAGAGCGGCCGCGTCTTCGAGCGCACGGGCGCCGGGTTCGACGTGGCGGACACGCCGACCGGCAACACCCTGCTCGCGGCGAGCGCGGGCGGGGTCGATATCGCGGTCGGCAACTCCGGAACGATCGTCGAGCGGTAG